The following are encoded in a window of Armatimonadota bacterium genomic DNA:
- the holA gene encoding DNA polymerase III subunit delta: MVLDVKKAGKHNVVMLFGPEPSLRREALLEILALYDLQPDDIDIETTLADERTPAEWIASASAIPFMGSKRVVVVRNLLRLDPKIQWPDHKAKLGEHPFVDELASLPNSSLLVLVADSEVGDEDRQRRLAPICERWSKLVVAGKGYPQKLEHSPEEIRRQLRAKAKAMGKSLSATSASLLAEMTGGNLTVALEELNKAALYVGDEKQISDQDLLRVVAAEQDYNVYKLVDSIVAGTSGQALSQLRTLYSRQSRIEGQTFSRVFPTIARQFRLIWQARLCIEANCSTSNPSRAVLEMLPVGTRISDQREWLQRKASQAARRLSLRKIARVFNVLQRADSKMKGLRPSFTNQETVEDMVLRLASICRA, from the coding sequence GATCCTCGCGCTGTACGATCTGCAGCCGGACGACATCGACATCGAGACGACCTTGGCGGACGAGCGGACGCCCGCAGAGTGGATCGCGTCAGCCAGCGCGATCCCGTTCATGGGCAGCAAGCGCGTCGTCGTCGTACGCAACCTGTTGCGGCTGGACCCGAAAATCCAGTGGCCGGATCACAAGGCGAAACTGGGCGAGCATCCGTTCGTCGATGAACTGGCCAGCCTGCCGAACTCTTCGCTCCTGGTCCTCGTGGCTGACAGCGAGGTCGGCGATGAGGACCGCCAGCGCCGACTGGCCCCGATCTGCGAGCGGTGGTCAAAGCTCGTCGTCGCAGGCAAGGGGTATCCGCAAAAGCTGGAGCACAGCCCGGAGGAGATCAGAAGGCAACTCCGCGCAAAGGCGAAAGCGATGGGGAAAAGCCTCTCCGCGACCTCGGCCAGCCTTCTGGCGGAGATGACAGGCGGAAACCTGACAGTGGCGCTCGAAGAGCTGAACAAGGCCGCGCTCTACGTCGGAGATGAGAAGCAGATCTCTGACCAGGACTTGCTGCGCGTTGTGGCGGCCGAGCAAGATTACAACGTTTACAAGCTCGTGGATTCCATCGTCGCCGGAACGTCCGGCCAGGCTCTCTCGCAGTTGAGAACCTTGTACAGCCGCCAGTCAAGGATCGAGGGCCAAACTTTCTCCAGGGTGTTTCCGACTATCGCGCGACAGTTCCGGCTGATCTGGCAAGCACGGCTCTGCATCGAAGCGAACTGCTCGACCAGCAACCCCAGTCGGGCGGTGCTCGAAATGCTGCCGGTCGGCACCAGAATCAGCGACCAAAGGGAGTGGCTGCAGCGCAAGGCGTCTCAGGCCGCGAGGCGGCTCTCTCTCCGCAAGATCGCACGCGTCTTCAACGTGCTGCAGAGAGCCGATTCGAAGATGAAGGGACTCCGCCCGTCCTTCACCAATCAGGAGACGGTGGAGGACATGGTGCTGCGGCTAGCGTCGATCTGCCGCGCGTGA
- the dnaB gene encoding replicative DNA helicase: MAQAVPDPRLEDLVPANNIEAEMAVLGSMMLSERASEQVVNFVTEDDFYVPAHREIFRALTQLLTSHKVIDLVTLKNELLEREKLDQVGGKEYLIKIVESVPSAANSEYYAGIVQDKATLRRLEDAANQILKDVHRPDGTADEMVNEAESLVFEVGRKRLGRYFEGVATLATQFFEDVDHLMDTGEPILGTPTGYSDLDEVTTGFYGGDFVVIAARPAMGKTSLALNFALHVAGQGKGNVAIFSLEMSGQQLVRRLISMLAKVPMNTLKKANLSNENYQKLVDACEALHSMPIFIDDSSDISPLEMRGKCRRLKADGGLSLVIVDYLQLMRGSRRSENRTQEIGEIARGLKALSKELDVPVIALSQLNRAVESRENKRPMLADIRESGSIEAEADMVMFIYRHKYYQRQEVSSFQDATAGENEATELIIGKHRNGPTGTVLLGFQPSYTRFTQLDEDSKAQYWKMLRDRSE; encoded by the coding sequence ATGGCACAGGCAGTCCCCGACCCGCGACTTGAAGACTTGGTTCCGGCGAACAACATCGAGGCAGAGATGGCCGTGCTTGGCTCTATGATGCTCAGCGAGCGTGCGTCGGAGCAGGTCGTCAACTTCGTCACGGAGGACGACTTCTACGTCCCTGCGCACAGAGAGATATTCCGGGCGCTCACGCAACTCTTGACTTCGCACAAAGTGATCGACCTTGTGACGCTCAAAAACGAGCTGCTTGAGCGAGAGAAGCTGGACCAGGTCGGTGGAAAAGAGTATCTGATCAAGATCGTCGAAAGCGTGCCAAGCGCCGCGAACTCCGAGTACTACGCCGGCATCGTCCAAGACAAGGCAACCCTGCGGAGGTTGGAGGACGCAGCGAATCAGATTCTGAAGGACGTCCACAGGCCGGACGGCACTGCGGACGAGATGGTGAACGAGGCCGAGTCGCTTGTGTTCGAAGTCGGGCGCAAGAGACTCGGCAGGTACTTCGAGGGAGTCGCGACCCTCGCGACGCAGTTCTTCGAGGACGTAGACCACCTGATGGACACAGGGGAGCCGATCCTGGGCACACCTACCGGGTATTCGGACTTGGATGAGGTTACGACCGGGTTCTACGGTGGGGATTTCGTGGTTATCGCCGCCCGCCCGGCGATGGGCAAGACTTCGCTAGCCCTGAACTTCGCGCTCCACGTAGCAGGCCAAGGGAAGGGGAACGTCGCAATCTTCAGCTTAGAAATGAGCGGCCAACAGCTCGTCCGGCGGCTGATTTCGATGCTGGCGAAGGTGCCGATGAACACGCTGAAGAAGGCGAACCTCAGCAACGAGAACTACCAGAAGCTAGTAGACGCCTGCGAGGCCCTTCACAGCATGCCGATCTTCATCGACGACTCCTCTGACATCTCCCCTTTGGAGATGCGAGGCAAGTGCAGGCGCCTCAAGGCCGACGGAGGGCTCTCGCTGGTGATCGTCGACTACCTGCAGTTGATGCGCGGCAGCAGACGGAGCGAGAACCGCACACAGGAGATCGGCGAAATCGCTCGCGGATTGAAAGCCTTGTCGAAGGAGCTCGACGTTCCTGTCATCGCGCTGAGCCAGCTGAACCGAGCCGTGGAATCCCGTGAGAACAAGCGTCCGATGCTGGCAGACATTCGCGAATCCGGATCGATCGAGGCCGAGGCCGATATGGTGATGTTCATCTACCGCCACAAGTACTACCAGCGGCAGGAGGTCAGCAGTTTCCAGGATGCGACCGCCGGCGAAAACGAAGCGACCGAGCTGATCATCGGCAAGCACAGAAACGGTCCGACCGGCACGGTCTTGCTCGGGTTCCAACCGTCGTACACGCGATTCACCCAGTTGGACGAGGACTCGAAAGCACAATACTGGAAGATGCTCCGCGATCGAAGCGAGTGA